The Glycine max cultivar Williams 82 chromosome 3, Glycine_max_v4.0, whole genome shotgun sequence sequence TTCCTTCAAGTCCTGTCATGTGATACCATGGCCAAAGGGTGATGCTTCTAATGtgaacttaaaaattattagtgCAAATGCAATGAGAATGACCTGAAACAACAAGCTGGATTATTATATTGCTACACACACAACTGTGTTTATAAAAGGTTATGGGCGTATTTTgtgtttatattttctttttattaatttttatatatagtctCGTTGATTTCATCTTTATGAagaaattcatataaaatttaaaagatgaaaGAATTTATTGACAAGAAaactcatttaaatttctctttagatttttctttcCTTGCTCGACAAGTTTGTCCTTGTCACATGccacaaattcaattgtgaCCTATTTTTCTAATCTTACCAAATTTCTTCTTTAAGGTAACGatggatttatttttttttttttaaaagttgagaATTTACAAGCAAATGTATCATAGAAAACTGAGttgcaaagaaaatgaaaataagagaaTCAAGTTTTCCATTTATTTTGATCTGAATTTTAATCTAACAACAAATGGAAGCATGTTCATATATTCACATCAAATTGGTAAAGGGTCCCCTGCTATTTTTTACAGTAACATGCAGTTAATCGAGAACACATTATTTTCAATCTGGATTCTTATTTGGTTACAGAGGAGTTGTGTAAAATCATGGGCCTAATTTGACAAAGATTCGAATCAAGAACTGAAGTGCATTGAATTTAAAGATAGTAAAATTCTTTTGAACTCTGATATCATATCAAAGAGGCCGAGTGAGATGCTAACACATGTTATAATGTGTTTCATTCCTCATCCTAACTGAAGATACTTGCAAGTAATTAATGATCTTCTCTTTCTTGATAGGATAATTACGTACCTCTCCAATAAGAAATTTATAGCTCTTCGTTAGCAGCATCTTGTTGGTCTGGTGTCTTCGAGCATGCTTTCGAGCTGCTTAAACTCTCTATCCAAACACCATCAGCTACAACCGCATCAGCATCATTGTTTCGGTGCCATGACCAATGTGCATGTGTTTCATTTAGTATTCGCAACCTTCCATGTCCAAAGCTTGGCTCTCGATACAATGAGAGCGGGCTCGGAGGGTTCTTAAACCTATTATCAACAATCAACATGCAAAAATGTTAATCCATCAAGGCCCTAAGAAAGAGtaaaaaatctttgaaaatatataaattaaaatcattggTTAACATTTAACATTAATACTATATCTTgggttatttttataagaaacaaattttagtataaaataagctaaaacttatttcttatttatactaaaatttgTTACTTATAAAAGGGACCGGATAAAACTTGTTATCGTATATTGAGGGAATAATAAATAGTATATCTCACATTAACGCAAGGCCTTCCCGATTTCCTCCGTCCCCAATTGTCACGTACATTGGTCCACATGAATCAGCCTTATTATCGTAAATTCGAGTCTGCAACGAACTcaattagttaataataataaaaaaaagaacacacGAAAGTGAAATATTTActactaattaatataaaaatactgaaaaagTGTGACATACGAAGCGCTCATAAGCATGAACATGGCCAGCAAAAACCAAGTCAACGCGTGCCTCATAAAGCAACTCCTCCATGGCTTGTCTCATGGATTCACCTTCACCTTGGTGTGCCTCATTAGTGTTATACCAAGGTGCATGCAACAACACAATCACCCAAGGTGTCTTGGCCCTATCAATGTTGGCGAGGTCAGATTGAAGCCACGTGTATTGTTGTGATTGAGCGTCAAAATCAGTGTAGGAACCTAGCATGATGAAGTGGGTGGCAGTAACCTCGAAGGAGTAATAGAGGTTTGAGGTGGAGCCACTTTGTTGGAAGGGCATGGGCCAGCGAGCATTGTAGGCTTGGAAGCCTTGTGGGTAGATAATGGGGAAACTCTCAATCTCGTGGTTGCCTTCTGTAACCATCCATGGCCTTTTACTAGCATATGGCTCCACCAAACGACCAAAAGAGTCCCACAAAGGTTGTTGGGAATCTGCATAAGATAGGTCTCCTGGTAACAAGAACACGTCATAGTCGTTGCTGTCAACGTGTTTTAAGGTTGATGCAGTCCATTCTGTTTGTCCCAAGTCCCCtgcacacaaaaatatataacatgatTATAAAGATTTTCATCCACATCTTTTGTCCTGGGTATAGGTACCAAAAAACACAATAAGGTGTGACTCTCGGCCTCTGGGTCTGCCAATCAATTCAACTATAAATTTAAAGTCAAAgataattcttttgtttttatatttctgGTCAACAATCAACTATGGGCGTTTCTacttatggccatttgaatacAGGCTAGctatagcattttttttttagctaTTTTTATGTGGGTTTTCGTTTGGTTccttgtatcatggcccaaaaaTCTATTTTGTCAGGTATGACTAGTTGTCTAAGCTAACACTATAGATATCCCTTTTAACTCTTCGCACCACCTGTCATTTAAAAAACGACAAAGATATTCTTCAGGAAAACAAGTTTCCATTCTAGATCGTAACATAACACAAATAGGTTTTCGtgaagagtattttttttctaaaatgaatTGAGAGCTGTGTGAAGAGTAAACTGAGGGTGCGAGTAGCATGGGCCTTATACATTGGATAGTTAGATGTGTATTCTGTCCACTTTCATTTCATGCCCGGCCCAAGCTTAATTTTctgcttttatatatttaaatagaaGTGAGAGCTCAATAggaaaggagaaggaaaaggaaaaggaaaaactgAGCTCTTCTCCACCATTTCGGCATTTccatagaattaaaataaaaaagaagaagaaggaagtaCAAAACACATAGCTGaagtaaaagggaaaataataaagatgccttagttttcttttcttgtttttttagggCTCAGACTCCTTAGCTAATAAAACTGCAGCAAGATGCAAGAGTGTACAGATTCAAACATAACACTGCACTTAGCTTTATTTTTGCCTTCTCTTCTCCATGTTTAGGTTTTCcattttccaataaaaaaaaagtaatgttcttctgaaacaaaaattgttatatcattttaaatttctctcaCAAATCTACCTGATATCAGAAAGATGTCctatttagtattttatttatttaataggtAATTAAGCAGCTTAACAATAAAGTTTTGTAATTTGAACGGAAATTTAGAGTTAGTTAAAAGCTAACCAATATCCTTGTGACATTgagtaagaaattaaaagaaaaaaaaatcttggaccacataaaattataatatacatgactttttttatatattcatactAAATACTTGTTCTAGTTTCTTATCCTTAGGATCACCTTAGAAAAAACTTATGGAGTAATGAACTAATGATTGGCTATTGATTTGTTTAGGCAAGTTTGGCAACTGTGGACAGGTGGTGTATAATCCTTATCCTGTCCCACGACGGCGGCTTGAAGAACTGATCTTAACTCATATAACTAATTTAACTCCACCAGACACCAGTTACGACTTACGAGGGTCGAGGGGGCATACCATACACAACACCGAAAGGTAACAAACATGGAAACAAAAGCACGAAACCGTAATACTAGTTTATGCGAAACTAGAATAAATCGTGAAGCAAAAGAAATCCCAACAAGAACAACTAATTAACTTACCAACGATGACGAATTCAATGGGAAACTTGGGTGGAGGTGTCTTGAAGGAAAAGTCAGGGCCCGACCCTCCGCACCTGTAGAAGTAAGTCGTGCCTGGCTGCAAAGGCCCAATTACAACGTTGTGTATCTTGCCGGAgttatacaaaaaatattggTACGAGGTATGCAACCCCGTTGCTTTTTCTCTATATTCCCCTGCCTTTGTTCCGTACTCCACCACAGATTCTGTGTGCTTGTCTTCGGTTATCCACGACACCCTCATCTTCTCTTTCCCCACCAATGAAATGTGCACCTATAattgcaaacataaaaaataataataataactcatGTACATAAGATGAATTTTTTAGTGAATTAATTGagctaattaattttatggtgAACCTGTTGGGGGTCTGAATGGGAGCCATGGTGGGGAGTGATGATGAGTTGGCCAGCTGGTTGACGAACAAAATTCTCCTGAGAAAGTAGTGGTTGTGGGAACAAAAGGAAGCATAGGGTGTGTAGGAGGATTGGGAACGCCATAAGGGACTTGCTACATTTTCCCATCATGTTGTTGTTATTTTGGGTTGGATTACTTGTTGATTGTAGCAATTTGTTTCTGGGAGTGAAAGGCATCATTTTGAATACGGAGGAGGGCCTGTTATATAATGGGGTTGCGGTAGATACACAGCATGAGATGGAATACATTTCAAATGGCAAAAAAAGAATTTGGAGTAGGGTGCAAGGTGTTGCAATGGCTTTGATTAAGATTTGTGAGGGTTAAAATTAGTTGAATTGTAGTGTTATCTTGCAGCAACGACCACACGGAAGAGCCTCTATTCTTCTCCTTTTTGCTTTAGTTCTGTTTCTCTCAGCCTTGTCAATTGGAGCATTTCTTGGACACGCGCTCACGCACGCATGCTTTCCATATATTGTTGATATTCTCATTGTCATTGAGTTATAAAAGAcacatttttatatatcaattaGGATTTAAGTGTCtatgaatgatattttcattGTAATTATACATTATGGTATCGTGTTTGCTCCTAAAAAAAGTGATACAGAACCTTCTTAAActattacaaatttttaattggCAGATAAAATCAGGAGAGTGATAAAAATTACAGTCCAGACCACATGACCCACAGCTCAAATTTAAGACAAATAGTTTAACTAAAACAAATCCACGGTAGTTGATATATCTATTggataaaaagaattaaaaaaaaaaacaagttcatCTATGCATTGGATGATAAAGTTTAGACCACTGAACTGTAgagattataatattatgtcaatataaattattattttaaaaaattaagctactaacttttttttgctaaattttAAGGTATTAACTATTAAGTGAATGTACTCCTAAAAAACAAACTAttaagtgaatatatatatatatatatatatatatatatatatatatatatatatatataaaaaagatgatttatattatattcttaacattttataaatttctatatatatatatatatatatatatatatatacattaaataaaaaagataatttttttctctaacagttttttaatcatatattaaagtgcgtgaaaatattataaaagtagTATATCctttgtttatttataaattactgTTAATTATATACCATTTTAAAATGATGACTTTCATTAAATGATTCAgagtcagaaaaaaaaatttatacaaaattctATGTATTgatcaatttatacaaaatttatacAGAATTTGATATAACCTTTTTTTactatgatataaaataaaatgagatttaataataataaataatgagttgtactaatcaaaaataataataataatgagatgTAACGAATCACATATTAAAATGTATGAGAAAAGATATCATgcgttaatataatataaaagttattataattttattcatacccacaaattgatattataataaatttatggaCTTCTATAATATATCAGTCATGGGATTAAAATAGACGCTCCAAATTTAATGATATTGTAAACCCACCTTATTTTAACTCTAGGCATCACTCAGAGGTCCTCTTGCACGTTTCTTGCTTTTCGTTTTCGTGCCTCTTTCTCTTCAGCCTTTCCCATCCATCATTCCTTCTCTCCCTTTgctcatttcttttttaattgcaTTTTCAATTGGTCAAATATAGTAGTTCtagtaaataaaatgacaagaCACTAGCCAGGGGCCATGCCTatatcatttcttttatttttcagtatcttttcaattaaaaggcttgttttataaaattataatatttatatctcttagagaaaaagaaaaatcagagaTCATGTTTACCAGACTGTTTTATGCAGcatctgaaaaagaaaaaagaaagtctGTAAAAATGGTTGAATCAAATAAGTTTATACAAGAAAGTCTCtaaataaagattaattaaggaataaaattacacaatttaacaatttttaataattaatcttttagtcaataataatatatttaaaagagtgTATTAATAAAAACTGCTGAGCAGATATTTTTTATCacactttattattaattagaatttatcaaaattataaaattatgattatgtGTTAAATACTATTACTTGAATTTATTTCCAATTTAAATTTGACTAATCATACAATAAGTATGAGGCATCTtaagtcaaatatttttttatgattttttctcaATTATAAAAGTcttatcctttttaatttattcctatttaacatattataatattcattattaataaggaaatatcaaattttaaaagtttcatctcttttaatttattcctATCTGCTACATTTGTTCTTTAACGTAATTCATAAAAGTTCTTGTTttgcttgtaaaaaaaaaatgtttttgttttgttgatatAGAAAACAAGTTTAGAAAATAATCAACCAAAAAAAAGAATCCTTTCAAGAGATGAATTTTTCTATTGATTTCAATTGTCTCAAAATATAAAGTACATTGTCTACGAAATCCAATTATATCAACAAATAAGTTGATGTTTGATGTAGAACGATGGACAAACTAAGAAGCAAATCAAGTTATTAATTTGTTCCAATATGAGGACAAACAatttgttttgacttttgactgcatgcattgcatttgcatcatCATTAATCAACCACGATTCAACACTCAGCCTTTGCATGTCCTGGACGCCCCGTAGTTCCAATGACCAACTTTATACTCTTCGCCCGGACAAGGAAAAGTAAATCGCAGCTCCAATGGAAACAAATCATATCGCTACCGTGGCGATCAAATCTCCTTCTAGCATAACATTAAgtgtttggtttgattgttttgtatttttatttttattgaaataaaaaatggtaataaaaatatgtttggttgtatttctaaaaatattattcgtaaaaataaaaataagaaataatcaaaaaatgaaaataataaattttcgtTTTCAGTTGAGAACAGAAACTTTATTtcagataaaatgaaattgcgataaacaataaatataattttaaataaatctaaaaatacaaaaaaacaaaaagtcaatatatcataaattttcaataacaaaaaacaagaagtcaaatcaaacatattttcataattctaattttttgaaaatgtaaataattttcagaaaatgaaaatagaaaataaaaatgcaaatcaaacacACCATAAAGTTTTGATGAagttattcaccaaaaaaaataaatttcgagcgaatcattaattaaaacatttaagaaATTAACCATGCCCATGGTCAATTTGTTTGAGGCTTTTATTTTCGATTTAGTTACTATTGTAGTAAAAATCAATTAGTTCCACCGTTACTATCATTTTACAATTAAGATCATTTATTATTGtcaaatatcattaaaaaaaggttttattttCTACCATTATTATTGTTAGAGTTTAACGTAGCTTTATATCATCATTATCCAATCATAAATTAActtttgaattattataaaataattattttaaaagtcaatctatttattataattgtgattgaatgaatatataaaacattctagaggtgtataatttttttctctgattATGATTGACCTTTTTCTAATAGCAAATAatctatataattaattagatacctaagaaaaagaattatccaatgtgttaaatttatacatgcttattattaaaaataaatctattacattttgttataattataaaaaattcaaatatcattaaaaaaaccaTTTCATTTTATAGATATGTTTTTAACATTTaccttttttctaataaaaaataatttagtcaaatatatatccagaaaaaaattcagtgaatgtttaaaatttagtaGATATTCgtttaatgtttaaattaaataatcacCACCTATGCGCCAAGACTATCCCTTATGCACAGGTGGAGTTCCAAGACACGTCCACGTTCAAGGTATTTATTCACGCATGGATTGGTTCATTGTACAAACTGTGAAGTGTGAATGCTATATAAAGAACTCTAACATAAAGAAGTTCATTACCGAGGGAGGTAGAATATTCAAatcatgtaataataataataataacaataatctgATTTTGATCTGCCACctcctctttcttcttcttccttcaatttcaacCTTCGCTCGTTGTAGATAACTGTtcaccaaaagaagaaaaaaatagttacaacATTATTAGCACCAAAATTTGAAAACGATGAAGATGCAAATGCGCGTGCCAGGGTTCTTGTTGTTCTTGCTAACCATCGGAATCTTCGAAGTCGATGCCGTTTATGGTTACGTTCGACCACCACCTCGTAAAACACTTTTTGTTCCACATGCAAATCAGGATTCCCACTCGCCTCAACAGGTACTACAACTACAATTTCACAAATTTAACTTTGATTTTCTGCATCAATAGTTTAttgcttaaattatttttgcattttcaaaATGATAAATGCTGTTGAGACGCTCATGTTTTTTAGTAtttgctttgtttgttgaaattcgtgaacgacttaaataaaattgtttgaattttaaaattcacattAATGACGcatttaattttcttgaaactcccccccccccctgaaCAATCGAGCGAGCGTACAACATCCTATTGATAAACATGTTTAAGGCTCAGATTTCTCATCGGAAAATGATTGTATCTGTATAAGTTTTATCCAAAAAAGCAATTTGAAtcgaaaattatatatatattcatta is a genomic window containing:
- the LOC100819446 gene encoding purple acid phosphatase 22, which produces MYSISCCVSTATPLYNRPSSVFKMMPFTPRNKLLQSTSNPTQNNNNMMGKCSKSLMAFPILLHTLCFLLFPQPLLSQENFVRQPAGQLIITPHHGSHSDPQQVHISLVGKEKMRVSWITEDKHTESVVEYGTKAGEYREKATGLHTSYQYFLYNSGKIHNVVIGPLQPGTTYFYRCGGSGPDFSFKTPPPKFPIEFVIVGDLGQTEWTASTLKHVDSNDYDVFLLPGDLSYADSQQPLWDSFGRLVEPYASKRPWMVTEGNHEIESFPIIYPQGFQAYNARWPMPFQQSGSTSNLYYSFEVTATHFIMLGSYTDFDAQSQQYTWLQSDLANIDRAKTPWVIVLLHAPWYNTNEAHQGEGESMRQAMEELLYEARVDLVFAGHVHAYERFTRIYDNKADSCGPMYVTIGDGGNREGLALMFKNPPSPLSLYREPSFGHGRLRILNETHAHWSWHRNNDADAVVADGVWIESLSSSKACSKTPDQQDAANEEL